Proteins encoded together in one Mycobacterium sp. MS1601 window:
- a CDS encoding TetR/AcrR family transcriptional regulator: protein MSRVAQLRPYRGVGARDRDASRRQRFLDAGLDLLGGEDAPEDLTVRTICRQAGLALRYFYENFTDKEAFVAAVFDSVTGRLAATTQAAVAAAPAAEQNRAGIANIVAIIAEDPRVGRLLFSTRLSNRVLLLKRAEQGGIFAMLSREHIQSALQMPGNSRISAIAHFVVGGVGQALSAWLSGEIALSPEDLVDQLQTILDQLNEPRLFRA from the coding sequence ATGTCTCGCGTGGCACAGCTACGGCCCTACCGCGGCGTCGGCGCACGTGATCGCGATGCGTCGCGCCGCCAACGCTTCCTCGACGCCGGACTGGACCTGCTGGGCGGGGAGGACGCCCCCGAGGACCTGACGGTGCGCACCATCTGCCGCCAGGCCGGGCTGGCACTGCGGTACTTCTACGAGAATTTCACCGACAAGGAGGCCTTCGTCGCCGCCGTGTTCGACTCCGTGACGGGCCGCCTGGCCGCCACCACGCAGGCAGCGGTGGCGGCCGCACCGGCGGCCGAACAGAACCGTGCCGGCATCGCCAACATCGTGGCGATCATCGCCGAGGACCCCCGAGTGGGCAGACTCCTGTTCAGCACAAGGCTGTCCAACCGCGTGCTGCTACTCAAGCGCGCCGAGCAAGGTGGCATCTTCGCGATGCTGTCGCGCGAACACATCCAGTCCGCGCTGCAGATGCCCGGCAACAGCCGCATCAGCGCCATCGCCCACTTCGTCGTGGGTGGCGTGGGTCAGGCACTGTCAGCGTGGTTGTCCGGCGAGATCGCCTTGAGTCCTGAGGATCTGGTGGACCAACTTCAGACGATCCTGGACCAACTCAACGAACCGCGACTGTTCCGCGCCTGA
- a CDS encoding 2-hydroxyacid dehydrogenase, translated as MDNKTVALRVLAHFQPSSKAVEQVAEESEWLDIHWVAEDDDETFYRELPEAEVIWHNLRPLSADDIAKASKLKLINKLGAGVNTIDVEAATARGVAVANIPGANAASVAEATVLFMLAAMRRLPQLDRSTRDGSGWPADPSLGDKVRDLGSCTVGLVGYGSIAKRVEQILRAMGTKVVHTSTTRDEHNVGWMSLNDLLKASDVVSLHLPLTSATEKLINADALAKMKPGAILVNTSRGAVVDEAALVDALSSGQLAAAGLDVFAVEPAPTDSPLLALDNVLLTPHVSYYTADTVARYLASAVRNCRRLYEGKPSYCVINQVG; from the coding sequence GTGGATAACAAAACGGTGGCGCTGAGAGTCCTCGCGCATTTCCAGCCCAGCAGCAAAGCCGTCGAACAGGTCGCCGAAGAATCCGAGTGGCTCGACATCCACTGGGTGGCCGAGGACGACGACGAGACCTTTTACCGTGAACTGCCCGAGGCCGAGGTCATCTGGCACAACCTGCGTCCGTTGTCCGCCGACGACATTGCCAAGGCATCCAAGCTCAAGCTGATCAACAAGCTGGGCGCGGGCGTCAACACCATCGACGTCGAGGCCGCCACCGCACGTGGTGTTGCCGTCGCCAACATCCCGGGCGCCAATGCGGCGTCGGTGGCCGAGGCCACCGTGCTGTTCATGCTGGCCGCCATGCGCCGGCTGCCCCAACTCGACCGGTCCACCCGTGACGGCAGCGGCTGGCCCGCTGATCCGAGCCTCGGCGACAAGGTCCGCGACCTGGGCAGCTGCACCGTCGGTCTGGTCGGCTACGGCAGCATCGCCAAGCGCGTCGAACAGATCCTGCGTGCCATGGGCACCAAGGTGGTGCACACCAGCACCACCCGCGATGAGCACAATGTCGGCTGGATGTCGCTCAACGACCTGCTCAAGGCCAGCGATGTGGTGTCACTGCACCTGCCGCTGACCTCCGCAACAGAGAAGCTGATCAACGCTGACGCGTTGGCGAAGATGAAGCCCGGCGCCATTCTGGTCAACACCTCGCGCGGCGCAGTGGTGGACGAGGCCGCGCTGGTGGACGCGCTGAGCAGCGGCCAGTTGGCTGCCGCCGGCCTCGACGTGTTTGCCGTGGAGCCCGCACCCACCGACAGCCCGCTGTTGGCATTGGACAACGTGCTGCTCACGCCGCACGTCAGCTACTACACCGCAGACACAGTGGCCCGTTACCTGGCCTCGGCGGTGCGCAACTGCCGGCGTCTCTACGAGGGCAAGCCGTCGTACTGCGTCATCAACCAGGTCGGCTGA
- a CDS encoding oxygenase MpaB family protein, with product MTIADPASNVERAMSEAPRTPTSSRRSRRVSGIDDGLMGIALLLGPANVIMQLARPGVGYGVLESRVESGRVDRHPVKRARTTFTYLAVAGRGSDEQKAAFRRAVNRAHAQVYSTDKSPVKYNAFDKDLQLWVAACLYKGAVDAYRTFVGEMDDEMADQHYADSVHLGTTLQVPAQMWPADRAAFDKYWQSSLEQVHIDDAVRDYLYPIAVSRIRGVRLPRLLQERCEALALLITTGFLPQRFRDEMRLPWDPQRQRRFNRLIRVLRTANGVLPRPIRQFPFNVLLKDLDWRIRTGRPLV from the coding sequence ATGACGATCGCGGATCCGGCTTCCAACGTCGAACGGGCGATGAGTGAGGCCCCGCGGACGCCTACCTCGTCGCGCCGGTCCCGCCGCGTCAGCGGTATCGATGACGGGCTGATGGGCATCGCGCTGCTGCTCGGCCCGGCGAACGTGATCATGCAGCTGGCCCGCCCCGGCGTCGGTTACGGAGTGTTGGAGAGCCGGGTCGAGAGCGGACGGGTGGACAGGCACCCCGTCAAGCGGGCTCGCACCACCTTCACCTATCTGGCGGTGGCGGGCCGCGGTTCCGATGAACAGAAGGCGGCATTCCGCCGGGCCGTCAATCGGGCGCACGCGCAGGTGTACTCCACCGACAAAAGCCCGGTGAAGTACAACGCCTTCGACAAGGACCTGCAGCTGTGGGTCGCCGCCTGCCTCTACAAGGGTGCGGTGGACGCCTACCGGACGTTTGTCGGTGAGATGGACGACGAGATGGCCGATCAGCACTACGCCGACAGCGTGCACCTCGGGACCACGCTGCAGGTGCCCGCGCAGATGTGGCCTGCCGACCGTGCCGCTTTCGACAAGTACTGGCAGAGCTCGCTCGAACAGGTCCACATCGACGACGCCGTCCGCGACTACCTCTACCCGATCGCGGTCAGCCGGATCCGCGGAGTGCGGTTGCCCCGGTTGCTCCAGGAGCGCTGCGAGGCACTGGCACTGCTGATCACCACCGGTTTCCTGCCGCAGCGATTCCGCGACGAGATGCGGCTGCCGTGGGACCCGCAGCGGCAGCGCCGGTTCAACCGCCTGATACGAGTGTTGCGGACGGCCAACGGGGTGCTGCCCCGGCCCATCCGGCAGTTTCCGTTCAATGTTCTGTTGAAGGACCTGGACTGGCGCATCAGGACGGGCCGTCCGCTGGTCTGA
- a CDS encoding alpha/beta hydrolase, translating to MSTPGVIREFVGLSSPSARRAGAGGHPCQGLYYRGVGRKPKVALIASHYQIDFSEHYLADYIATRGIGFLGWNTRFRGFESSFLLDHALVDIGVGVRWLRDVAGVETVVLLGNSGGGSLMAAYQSQAVDPNVRPLDGMRPAPGLGELPPADGYIASAAHPGRPDVLTAWMDAAVIDEHDPVATDPELDLFSGRSTPFDAAFVNRYRKAQASRNHAITDWVEKEFKRVRAAGFSDRPFTVMRTWADPRMVDPSIEPTNRTPNLCYAGVPARANRSAHGIAAACTLRNWLSMWSLRHAQTRADPHLQRITCPALVINANQDTGVFPSDARRIHDALAGADKTLHSMETDHYFTTPGARSEQADTIAKWITKRWR from the coding sequence ATGAGCACACCGGGGGTCATCAGAGAGTTCGTCGGGTTGTCGTCACCCTCTGCACGGCGCGCCGGCGCGGGCGGGCATCCGTGCCAAGGCCTGTACTACCGCGGCGTCGGCCGCAAACCCAAGGTCGCGCTGATCGCCTCGCACTACCAAATCGATTTCTCCGAGCACTATCTCGCCGACTACATCGCCACCCGCGGTATCGGCTTCCTGGGCTGGAACACCCGCTTCCGCGGCTTCGAGAGCAGCTTCCTGCTGGACCACGCGCTGGTGGACATCGGCGTGGGCGTACGTTGGCTCCGAGACGTCGCCGGCGTGGAAACCGTTGTTCTGCTGGGCAATTCGGGTGGAGGTTCGCTGATGGCGGCATATCAGTCCCAGGCGGTCGACCCCAACGTACGCCCGCTGGACGGGATGCGGCCCGCCCCCGGGCTCGGGGAACTGCCACCGGCCGACGGTTACATCGCCAGCGCCGCTCATCCCGGCAGACCCGACGTGCTGACCGCTTGGATGGACGCCGCGGTGATCGACGAACACGACCCGGTGGCCACTGACCCCGAACTCGATCTGTTCTCCGGGCGCAGCACCCCGTTCGACGCGGCCTTCGTCAACCGTTATCGCAAGGCCCAGGCCTCCCGCAACCACGCGATCACCGACTGGGTGGAAAAGGAGTTCAAACGGGTGCGCGCCGCCGGATTCTCGGATCGGCCGTTCACCGTGATGCGCACGTGGGCCGACCCCCGGATGGTGGACCCGTCCATCGAGCCCACCAATCGCACGCCCAATCTCTGTTACGCCGGGGTGCCGGCAAGGGCCAACCGGTCCGCCCACGGCATCGCGGCGGCCTGCACCCTGCGCAACTGGCTGAGCATGTGGAGCCTGCGGCACGCGCAGACCCGCGCCGACCCGCACCTGCAGCGCATCACCTGCCCTGCGCTGGTGATCAACGCCAACCAGGACACCGGTGTGTTCCCCTCCGACGCCCGCCGGATCCACGACGCTCTGGCCGGCGCCGACAAAACTCTGCATTCCATGGAGACCGACCACTACTTCACCACGCCGGGGGCTCGCAGTGAGCAGGCCGATACGATCGCCAAGTGGATAACAAAACGGTGGCGCTGA